One Aphidius gifuensis isolate YNYX2018 linkage group LG3, ASM1490517v1, whole genome shotgun sequence DNA window includes the following coding sequences:
- the LOC122851887 gene encoding histidine protein methyltransferase 1 homolog — protein MFKFGFSNEEENGNNYEEKTEKLTWFAVSEIPVTEKNISKEFDPDDSININISDVNLRLLNLDKTVLKLDSDKHDNIIKAESQHSDLIPAIYEGGLKIWECSYDLGKYLISNNIDFENKKVLDLGCGAGVLGIIALLKGAIVHFQDYNTDVIELMTIPNVLLNLNDRNSINDRTKFYSGDWGEFTKYFNDKNSNEKYDIILTSETIYNSENHKKLYQVFENLLNDDGIVYLAGKTFYFGVGGGMRQFENIINEEKKFDIKNIWKSQNGVQREIMKLVKHQYS, from the exons atgttTAAATTTGGATTTTCTAATGAAGAAG aaaatggTAACAACTATGAggaaaaaactgaaaaactaACTTGGTTTGCTGTGAGTGAAATTCCTGTtacggaaaaaaatatttccaaagaGTTTGATCCAGATGAcagcatcaacatcaacatatCTGATGTTAATTTAAGACTTTTAAATTTGGATAAAACTGTCTTGAAATTAGATAGTGATaaacatgataatattattaaagctGAATCACAACATTCAGATTTAATTCCTGCAATTTATGAag GTGGTTTAAAAATTTGGGAATGCAGCTATGATcttggtaaatatttaatatcaaataatattgattttgaaaataaaaaagtacttgACTTGGGTTGTGGAGCAGGAGTACTTGGAATTATTGCTTTATTAAAAGGAGCAATTGTTCATTTTCAAgattac aaTACCGATGTCATTGAACTGATGACAATTCCAAACGTTCTTTTAAATCTCAATGATCGAAATTCAATAAACGAtagaacaaaattttattctggTGATTGGGgagaatttacaaaatatttcaacgacaaaaatagtaatgaaaaatatgatataataTTAACTAGTGAAACGATATATAATTCAGaaaaccataaaaaattatatcaagttTTTGAGAATCTTCTTAATGATGATGGTATCgt atatctTGCTGGTAAAACATTTTACTTTGGTGTTGGTGGAGGTATGcgacaatttgaaaatataataaatgaagaaaaaaaatttgacattaaaaatatttggaaaAGTCAAAATG gtGTTCAACGTGAAATTATGAAACTAGTAAAACATCAATATTCttag
- the LOC122851858 gene encoding arginine/serine-rich protein PNISR-like isoform X1, whose amino-acid sequence MDRHLHEDLHQQMKMNKEMFDGNKEYPTQWALNPSTYQGMSNDQVDWAALAQQWIKMKEVVVPPAPPPPCLSNNTSNNNYDNDERGEAPMDMDTKDDDIPPAPPAPNISGNENNWNQWSQWGQWNSTAPGGACWEWSGVPPPGVQIGPDGRPMGNPSIMSTTVPPAPNISGRSSFNIPPPGSTTTTTTTTTTIPYNYNTQVDFNSGYWSGEQSHQMTSGHQPPFLKGIRHNNRPLHMRNDIIRRDDKEKTPDVDSSVVIDAAKRRQLPAWIREGLEKMERQKHKAVERERQEILRSQELEARKIAEEEARAVLNPSKSKFDSDSDKELEQDLDDRDNDDKKNNTGISPEIIVRPRRSRFRDAESPESRLTNNDSPTFLQPIVNSPVKRSRDEILQDVMLKVRRSLTEILLEVTNEEISNVCREVWSRARTKAPAGDTPVASLTNRAPIAQITRELGLGIYGDSNSDSEEEQEIQPTDNNDSDFELKETLRRRQAAFKKTEEEIEARLAEDEENELRGNEEQTSKYDNHTSNDTIIKSSVDENTINNERENTSETSDVQTQRRQLNSDKLIRTHTPSRSIDTTTTTTTTTTSQSSTSSSSSSSSSTSSTESDNTDSSYNRNKKNRKRNKERSISRSRNKRSNKVYRSRSSSKKNNKKLINEKKRRSRSKSNSRSKSRKRSRSRSKRQSRERKRSRSRSRDRERRRSRSYGYSKRRPSRSRTRSRERRRSRSRSRGYRDGKKSSRRYKD is encoded by the exons atggaTAGACATCTCCATGAAGATTTGCACCagcaaatgaaaatgaataaagaaatGTTTGATGGCAATAAAGAGTATCCAACTCAGTGGGCATTAAATCCATCAACGTATCAGGGCATGAGTAATGATCAAG TTGATTGGGCAGCATTAGCACAGCAAtggataaaaatgaaagaagtTGTTGTACCAccagcaccaccaccaccatgtttatcaaataatacatcaaataataattatgataatgatgaacgGGGTGAAGCCCCAATGGATATGGATACAAAAGATGATGATATACCACCAGCACCACCAGCACCAAATATTAGTGGCAACgaaaataattggaatcaATGGAGTCAATGGGGCCAATGGAATTCAACAGCACCTGGTGGCGCATGTTGGGAATGGAGTGGTGTACCACCACCAGGTGTACAAATTGGTCCTGATGGTAGACCAATGGGTAATCCATCAATAATGTCAACAACCGTACCACCAGCACCAAATATATCTGGACGTTCTAGTTTTAATATACCACCACCTggttcaacaacaacaacaacaacaacaacaacaacaataccatataattataatacacAAGTTGATTTTAATTCTGGTTATTGGAGTGGTGAACAATCACATCAAATGACATCTGGACATCAACCGCCATTTTTAAAAGGCATTAGACATAATAATAGACCATTACATATGAGaaatgatattattagaagagatgataaagaaaaaacaccAGATGTTGATAGCAGTGTTGTTATTGATGCTGCTAAAAGAAGACAATTACCAGCTTGGATTAGAGAGGGTCTAGAAAAAATGGAAAGACAAAAACACAAAGCTGTTGAAAGAGAAAGACAAGAAATATTGAGAAGTCAAGAATTGGAAGCAAGAAAAATTGCTGAAGAAGAAGCAAGAGCTGTACTTAACCCTAGTAAAAGTAAATTTGATTCTGATTCTGATAAAGAATTAGAACAAGATTTAGATGATCGAGATaacgatgataaaaaaaataacactggTATTAGTCCAGAAATTATTGTTCGACCAAGAAGATCACGTTTTAGAGATGCTGAATCACCTGAATCTAGGTTGACTAATAATGACAGTCCAACATTTTTACAACCAATTGTTAATAGTCCTGTTAAACGATCACGTGATGAAATACTTCAGGATGTg ATGTTGAAAGTAAGACGTTCATTGACTGAAATATTATTGGAAGTAACTAATGAGGAAATATCAAATGTATGCAGAGAAGTCTGGAGCCGCGCACGCACCAAAG CCCCTGCAGGAGACACCCCCGTCGCATCTCTCACCAACAGGGCCCCTATTGCTCAGATCACTCGGGAGCTCg GTCTGGGAATTTATGGTGACAGTAACAGCGATTCAGAGGAGGAACAGGAAATTCAACCaactgataataatgatagtgaTTTTGAGCTaaag gAAACATTGCGAAGACGTCAAGcagcttttaaaaaaaccgAGGAAGAAATTGAAGCCCGTTTAGctgaagatgaagaaaatgaaCTACGTGGTAATGAAGAACAAACTAGCAAGTACGATAATCATACAAGTAATGATACGATCATCAAATCATCAG ttgatgaaaatacgataaataatgaaagagaAAATACGTCTGAGACAAGTGATGTACAAACACAACGTCGCCAATTGAAtagtgataaattaatacgTACTCATACACCATCAAGATCAATTGATacaacaactacaacaactacaacaacaacatcacaatcatcaacatcatcatcatcgtcatcatcatcatcgacaTCATCAACTGAAAGTGATAATACCGATTCAAGTTATaatcgtaataaaaaaaatcgtaagCGTAATAAAGAAAGATCAATAAGTCgttcaagaaataaaagatCAAATAAAGTTTATCGTTCAAGatcatcaagtaaaaaaaataataaaaaattaataaatgaaaaaaaaagacgctCAAGATCAAAAAGTAATTCTCGTTCCAAATCAAGAAAACGATCACGATCAAGATCTAAAAGACAAAGTAGAGAACGTAAACGTTCTCGATCACGCAGCAGAGATAGAGAACGTAGACGTTCAAGATCTTATGGTTATTCAAAAAGACGTCCTTCAAGATCAAGAACAAGATCAAGAGAACGAAGAAGATCTAGATCTAGATCTCGTGGCTATCGTGATGGTAAGAAGTCGTCGCGTCGGTACAAGGATTGA
- the LOC122851858 gene encoding arginine/serine-rich protein PNISR-like isoform X2, whose translation MKMNKEMFDGNKEYPTQWALNPSTYQGMSNDQVDWAALAQQWIKMKEVVVPPAPPPPCLSNNTSNNNYDNDERGEAPMDMDTKDDDIPPAPPAPNISGNENNWNQWSQWGQWNSTAPGGACWEWSGVPPPGVQIGPDGRPMGNPSIMSTTVPPAPNISGRSSFNIPPPGSTTTTTTTTTTIPYNYNTQVDFNSGYWSGEQSHQMTSGHQPPFLKGIRHNNRPLHMRNDIIRRDDKEKTPDVDSSVVIDAAKRRQLPAWIREGLEKMERQKHKAVERERQEILRSQELEARKIAEEEARAVLNPSKSKFDSDSDKELEQDLDDRDNDDKKNNTGISPEIIVRPRRSRFRDAESPESRLTNNDSPTFLQPIVNSPVKRSRDEILQDVMLKVRRSLTEILLEVTNEEISNVCREVWSRARTKAPAGDTPVASLTNRAPIAQITRELGLGIYGDSNSDSEEEQEIQPTDNNDSDFELKETLRRRQAAFKKTEEEIEARLAEDEENELRGNEEQTSKYDNHTSNDTIIKSSVDENTINNERENTSETSDVQTQRRQLNSDKLIRTHTPSRSIDTTTTTTTTTTSQSSTSSSSSSSSSTSSTESDNTDSSYNRNKKNRKRNKERSISRSRNKRSNKVYRSRSSSKKNNKKLINEKKRRSRSKSNSRSKSRKRSRSRSKRQSRERKRSRSRSRDRERRRSRSYGYSKRRPSRSRTRSRERRRSRSRSRGYRDGKKSSRRYKD comes from the exons atgaaaatgaataaagaaatGTTTGATGGCAATAAAGAGTATCCAACTCAGTGGGCATTAAATCCATCAACGTATCAGGGCATGAGTAATGATCAAG TTGATTGGGCAGCATTAGCACAGCAAtggataaaaatgaaagaagtTGTTGTACCAccagcaccaccaccaccatgtttatcaaataatacatcaaataataattatgataatgatgaacgGGGTGAAGCCCCAATGGATATGGATACAAAAGATGATGATATACCACCAGCACCACCAGCACCAAATATTAGTGGCAACgaaaataattggaatcaATGGAGTCAATGGGGCCAATGGAATTCAACAGCACCTGGTGGCGCATGTTGGGAATGGAGTGGTGTACCACCACCAGGTGTACAAATTGGTCCTGATGGTAGACCAATGGGTAATCCATCAATAATGTCAACAACCGTACCACCAGCACCAAATATATCTGGACGTTCTAGTTTTAATATACCACCACCTggttcaacaacaacaacaacaacaacaacaacaacaataccatataattataatacacAAGTTGATTTTAATTCTGGTTATTGGAGTGGTGAACAATCACATCAAATGACATCTGGACATCAACCGCCATTTTTAAAAGGCATTAGACATAATAATAGACCATTACATATGAGaaatgatattattagaagagatgataaagaaaaaacaccAGATGTTGATAGCAGTGTTGTTATTGATGCTGCTAAAAGAAGACAATTACCAGCTTGGATTAGAGAGGGTCTAGAAAAAATGGAAAGACAAAAACACAAAGCTGTTGAAAGAGAAAGACAAGAAATATTGAGAAGTCAAGAATTGGAAGCAAGAAAAATTGCTGAAGAAGAAGCAAGAGCTGTACTTAACCCTAGTAAAAGTAAATTTGATTCTGATTCTGATAAAGAATTAGAACAAGATTTAGATGATCGAGATaacgatgataaaaaaaataacactggTATTAGTCCAGAAATTATTGTTCGACCAAGAAGATCACGTTTTAGAGATGCTGAATCACCTGAATCTAGGTTGACTAATAATGACAGTCCAACATTTTTACAACCAATTGTTAATAGTCCTGTTAAACGATCACGTGATGAAATACTTCAGGATGTg ATGTTGAAAGTAAGACGTTCATTGACTGAAATATTATTGGAAGTAACTAATGAGGAAATATCAAATGTATGCAGAGAAGTCTGGAGCCGCGCACGCACCAAAG CCCCTGCAGGAGACACCCCCGTCGCATCTCTCACCAACAGGGCCCCTATTGCTCAGATCACTCGGGAGCTCg GTCTGGGAATTTATGGTGACAGTAACAGCGATTCAGAGGAGGAACAGGAAATTCAACCaactgataataatgatagtgaTTTTGAGCTaaag gAAACATTGCGAAGACGTCAAGcagcttttaaaaaaaccgAGGAAGAAATTGAAGCCCGTTTAGctgaagatgaagaaaatgaaCTACGTGGTAATGAAGAACAAACTAGCAAGTACGATAATCATACAAGTAATGATACGATCATCAAATCATCAG ttgatgaaaatacgataaataatgaaagagaAAATACGTCTGAGACAAGTGATGTACAAACACAACGTCGCCAATTGAAtagtgataaattaatacgTACTCATACACCATCAAGATCAATTGATacaacaactacaacaactacaacaacaacatcacaatcatcaacatcatcatcatcgtcatcatcatcatcgacaTCATCAACTGAAAGTGATAATACCGATTCAAGTTATaatcgtaataaaaaaaatcgtaagCGTAATAAAGAAAGATCAATAAGTCgttcaagaaataaaagatCAAATAAAGTTTATCGTTCAAGatcatcaagtaaaaaaaataataaaaaattaataaatgaaaaaaaaagacgctCAAGATCAAAAAGTAATTCTCGTTCCAAATCAAGAAAACGATCACGATCAAGATCTAAAAGACAAAGTAGAGAACGTAAACGTTCTCGATCACGCAGCAGAGATAGAGAACGTAGACGTTCAAGATCTTATGGTTATTCAAAAAGACGTCCTTCAAGATCAAGAACAAGATCAAGAGAACGAAGAAGATCTAGATCTAGATCTCGTGGCTATCGTGATGGTAAGAAGTCGTCGCGTCGGTACAAGGATTGA
- the LOC122851889 gene encoding dehydrodolichyl diphosphate synthase complex subunit Nus1: MSTLLRPVLSIIHIIYTIYILIKTQWFYLNNEIIRLINPKSLKLNECILNECDTSGLKKLPGHLIVVIGSENVSFVDIIKIIGWTVALGIPHVSFYDQDGVIKKQSNEFKKEYQKSKPDSYPKITWDFDKLNNNKNETNSYKSTTKIHFLCYKDGKGNIVNLTKDIAQAVTLGVLKHEEIDSNLINEKLSYNFPEPDLAIVFGNTFSTFGLLPWHIRLTAFFHLPTHHNIPPKSFINVLAKYGGCEQRYGK, from the exons atgtCGACATTGTTGCGACCAGTTTTGTCAATAATACACataatttacacaatttaCATACTCATTAAAACACAatggttttatttaaataatgagatTATCAGATTAATAAATCCAAAAAGTTTAAAACTAAATGAATGCATATTAAATGAGTGTGATACAAGTGgacttaaaaaattaccagGACATTTGATTGTTGTTATTGGAAGTGAGAATGTGTcatttgttgatataataaaaattattggttGGACTGTTGCACTTGGTATTCCCCACGTCAGTTTTTATGATCAAgatg gtgtcataaaaaaacaatcaaatgaatttaaaaaagaatatcaaAAATCAAAACCTGATTCATATCCTAAAATAACATGggattttgataaattaaataacaataaaaatgaaacaaata gtTATAAAAGCACAACAAAGATTCATTTTCTATGTTATAAAGATGGAAAAggtaatattgttaatttaactaAAGATATTGCACAAGCAGTTACACTGGGTGTTTTAAAACATGAAGAAATTGattctaatttaattaatgaaaaattaagttaTAATTTTCCTGAACCCGATCTTGCAATTGTTTTTGGTAATACATTTTCAACATTTGGGCTTCTTCCTTGGCACATACGACTTACAGCATTTTT tcaTTTACCAACTCATCATAATATTCCACCAAAgtcatttataaatgttttggCAAAATATGGTGGTTGTGAACAGAGATAtggaaaataa